A genomic window from Sporosarcina sp. Marseille-Q4063 includes:
- a CDS encoding amidase: MDLRTYLTLDATEMAQLIRNKEVTSKELIELSFEQLDKVNPSLNMMTDVWRERVLNEAEQLGETNRPFSGVPMLLKNSSQSVKGEGITSGSRLLANNIAERDSNFVGKLRNAGFLFAGQTNAPEFGLKNITEPELHGPTGNPWNSEYSPGGSSGGSAAAVASGVVPVAGASDGGGSIRIPASFTGLFGLKPTRGRTPVGPGVGRQWQGAAIDFVLSRSVRDSAGLLDVLQVIQPEAAFQAPLFSGSYQNAMMEPFNKPLKIAFTTKSPVGTPVSEEARLAVEKTVKWLEKDGHIVEERDNGVDGIQLMRDYYLMNSGEIAALIQKLERAVGRPITADDVEIETWMLNEAGKSVSAAEFSASLASWDTAAAQMAALHQTYDFYITPTNAFTAPKIGELTFSKANQEQMRSNISGVSGNKQQELIYDMFLPSLTYTPFTQLANLTGQPAVSVPVHLSKEGLPLGVQVMAQKGEEHRLLQLAFQLEQTDLWVGMKGNPLFENK, translated from the coding sequence ATGGATCTTCGTACATATTTGACGCTGGATGCGACTGAGATGGCGCAGTTAATTCGTAATAAAGAAGTAACGTCGAAAGAATTGATCGAACTTAGTTTTGAACAACTTGATAAAGTGAATCCGTCGCTGAATATGATGACCGATGTGTGGCGTGAGAGAGTATTGAATGAAGCGGAGCAGCTGGGGGAAACAAATCGCCCGTTTTCAGGCGTGCCCATGTTGCTGAAAAACAGTTCGCAATCAGTGAAAGGTGAAGGCATTACTTCTGGTTCCAGACTTCTAGCAAACAATATTGCAGAACGCGATTCCAATTTTGTTGGCAAACTTCGGAATGCGGGTTTTTTATTCGCAGGTCAAACGAATGCGCCTGAATTCGGGTTGAAAAACATTACGGAACCAGAACTCCATGGTCCAACGGGAAATCCTTGGAATAGCGAATACTCTCCGGGCGGATCAAGTGGGGGTTCAGCTGCGGCCGTCGCTTCTGGTGTTGTTCCTGTCGCAGGGGCAAGCGATGGCGGCGGGTCTATCCGGATTCCGGCGTCGTTTACTGGTTTATTCGGATTGAAGCCGACAAGAGGGCGTACGCCTGTTGGACCAGGAGTGGGGCGCCAGTGGCAAGGGGCAGCCATTGACTTCGTTTTAAGCAGAAGTGTGCGAGATAGTGCAGGGCTACTTGACGTCCTTCAAGTGATTCAACCAGAAGCAGCATTCCAAGCACCTTTGTTTTCGGGGAGCTATCAAAATGCGATGATGGAACCATTTAACAAGCCGTTGAAAATTGCTTTTACCACGAAGTCGCCAGTCGGCACGCCGGTATCTGAAGAAGCGCGGTTAGCCGTCGAAAAAACGGTGAAATGGTTAGAAAAAGATGGCCATATTGTAGAGGAAAGAGACAACGGCGTGGACGGCATCCAGTTAATGAGGGATTACTATCTCATGAATAGCGGTGAGATCGCGGCTTTAATTCAAAAACTGGAACGTGCAGTTGGGCGGCCGATTACAGCGGATGACGTCGAAATTGAAACGTGGATGCTGAATGAAGCTGGCAAGTCCGTATCCGCTGCGGAGTTCTCAGCAAGTCTTGCGTCATGGGATACGGCAGCCGCGCAAATGGCTGCACTCCATCAAACTTATGATTTTTATATAACGCCAACGAATGCATTCACTGCACCGAAAATCGGTGAATTGACCTTTTCGAAAGCAAATCAGGAACAAATGCGATCGAATATAAGCGGTGTTTCCGGAAATAAACAACAAGAACTAATCTATGACATGTTTTTACCGAGTTTGACGTACACGCCTTTCACGCAACTCGCTAACTTGACCGGTCAACCAGCCGTATCCGTTCCTGTGCATTTATCAAAGGAAGGCCTTCCGTTAGGCGTCCAGGTGATGGCGCAAAAAGGGGAAGAACATCGACTTCTTCAGCTTGCCTTCCAACTTGAGCAAACAGATTTATGGGTTGGAATGAAGGGTAATCCGTTGTTTGAGAATAAGTAA
- a CDS encoding MarR family winged helix-turn-helix transcriptional regulator, whose amino-acid sequence MKEILREIGMIARALDSISNIEFKELDLTKGQYLYLVRICENPGIIQEKLAEMIKVDRTTASRAIRKLEINGFVEKTDDEHNKKIKKLYPTEKGENVYPFIKRENDYSNLVALEGFSESEVETLSHLLERVRMNTEKDWEFVKKGNKRNY is encoded by the coding sequence ATGAAGGAAATTCTTCGTGAAATTGGAATGATAGCAAGGGCATTGGATTCTATAAGTAATATAGAATTTAAAGAACTCGACCTTACTAAAGGGCAGTATTTGTACCTTGTGCGAATATGTGAAAATCCAGGAATCATTCAAGAAAAGTTGGCTGAGATGATAAAAGTAGATCGAACAACAGCTTCTCGTGCTATTAGAAAACTTGAAATTAATGGCTTTGTTGAGAAGACAGATGATGAACATAACAAAAAGATTAAAAAACTATATCCAACAGAGAAAGGGGAAAATGTTTATCCGTTTATAAAGAGAGAAAATGATTATTCCAATCTCGTTGCATTAGAAGGATTTTCTGAAAGTGAAGTAGAAACCCTTTCACACCTTCTTGAAAGAGTAAGAATGAATACAGAAAAAGATTGGGAGTTTGTGAAAAAAGGAAACAAGAGGAATTATTGA
- a CDS encoding calcium/sodium antiporter produces the protein MTYLLLLVGFALLIIGADYFVKGASAISALLRVPPILVGLTIVSFGTSSPEATVSIIAALNGNDDVSLGNVVGSNLFNTLFVLGVTAFIAPLIVKSQTIRKEIPFSFLASITLLVLMADIFLQDFSDNMLTRSDGIILLLIFAVFLYYIFELARKSRNDFGEQPSKIEEKDKNRVKNGAFTLGGLAAIVFGGDLVVKNSTEIALSLGMSEALVGLTIVAVGTSLPELVTSAVAAWKKESEIALGNIIGSNIFNILFVLGASATISPIRVNSSLFTDITILIVYTIVVLIFALTRLTIGRREGIFLAISYIVYMVYIILRN, from the coding sequence ATGACTTATCTATTATTACTGGTAGGCTTCGCGTTGCTTATAATAGGAGCCGATTATTTTGTCAAAGGTGCATCTGCTATTTCGGCGCTCCTCCGTGTACCACCCATTCTAGTGGGGCTGACAATCGTGTCGTTTGGGACTAGTTCGCCTGAAGCGACGGTCAGTATTATTGCGGCGTTAAATGGAAACGATGATGTATCACTTGGAAATGTTGTGGGAAGCAACTTATTCAATACGCTTTTTGTGCTAGGTGTGACTGCATTTATCGCACCTCTAATCGTAAAAAGTCAGACCATACGTAAAGAAATCCCTTTTTCTTTTTTGGCTAGCATCACTCTTCTTGTGTTGATGGCGGATATCTTTTTGCAGGATTTCTCTGATAACATGCTAACCCGTAGCGATGGAATCATACTTTTGTTAATCTTTGCCGTATTCCTATATTATATTTTCGAGCTGGCTCGTAAAAGTCGAAATGATTTTGGGGAGCAGCCATCCAAGATAGAAGAAAAAGATAAAAACCGGGTAAAAAACGGAGCTTTTACTTTAGGTGGACTTGCAGCCATTGTTTTCGGAGGCGACCTTGTTGTTAAAAACAGTACAGAAATTGCCCTCTCCCTAGGAATGAGTGAAGCTCTTGTTGGATTGACAATTGTTGCTGTCGGTACATCCTTACCAGAACTGGTGACGTCAGCGGTTGCTGCATGGAAAAAAGAGAGTGAAATTGCACTAGGTAATATTATTGGTAGTAACATTTTCAATATTTTATTTGTGCTTGGGGCATCCGCAACCATATCACCAATCCGTGTAAACAGTTCATTATTTACAGACATCACCATCCTTATTGTCTATACGATTGTCGTACTTATTTTTGCCCTGACGCGTTTGACAATTGGAAGGCGAGAAGGAATATTCCTTGCAATCTCATATATTGTGTACATGGTTTACATCATACTCCGTAACTAG
- a CDS encoding 2-keto-4-pentenoate hydratase, with protein sequence MTTVADRIVHNLLTARKTKQPIEFIRNEYTLDEETSYSIQDEFIKRKCEQENDEVAGYKISMTSAETQAIAGTHEPAYGTLLTSNLVKSGDSVSLFSLFAPLIEPEIMFILNEDLTAGADEEEISSKCKIAAGIEVPDARYIDWFPNFSLADLLCDNTATGLVVVSDPVEPLSFKELANVKMELFLNGEKISEGVSSAVLGNPVSSVAWLSQKLAEKNKTLKKGMVISSGTFISPLPVNEGTYTVTYSNIGETEITFGW encoded by the coding sequence ATGACAACTGTGGCAGACCGAATCGTACATAATCTGTTAACTGCTCGTAAAACGAAGCAACCAATCGAATTTATTCGCAATGAATATACGTTAGACGAGGAAACTTCCTATTCAATTCAAGATGAATTCATCAAAAGAAAATGCGAACAGGAAAATGATGAGGTAGCTGGTTATAAAATCAGCATGACAAGTGCTGAAACCCAAGCAATCGCTGGGACTCATGAACCCGCTTATGGGACTTTACTGACCTCCAATTTAGTGAAAAGCGGAGACTCTGTTTCATTATTCTCTTTATTCGCCCCATTGATCGAACCAGAAATCATGTTTATTTTGAATGAAGATTTGACTGCGGGTGCTGATGAAGAAGAAATTTCAAGCAAATGTAAAATTGCTGCGGGGATAGAAGTTCCCGATGCACGTTATATCGATTGGTTTCCTAATTTCTCTTTAGCTGATTTGCTTTGCGACAATACCGCAACAGGTCTGGTTGTCGTATCTGATCCAGTCGAGCCCTTGTCTTTCAAGGAATTAGCCAATGTAAAAATGGAGCTTTTTCTTAATGGAGAGAAAATCAGTGAAGGTGTTTCTTCTGCTGTATTGGGCAATCCTGTCTCTTCAGTTGCATGGTTATCTCAAAAACTTGCTGAGAAAAATAAAACTTTGAAAAAAGGCATGGTTATTTCGTCCGGCACATTTATTTCGCCGCTCCCTGTGAACGAAGGAACATATACAGTCACCTATTCGAATATAGGTGAAACAGAAATTACTTTTGGGTGGTGA
- a CDS encoding 3-hydroxyacyl-CoA dehydrogenase, translating into MDIKDKVAVVTGGASGLGLGTVRSLVEKGAKVVIFDLNETKANEVCEELGGNVAYANVDVTSEASVEAGIKTAVDRFGAVHICVNCAGIAPPQKTVGRAGAMPLENFKKVIDVNLIGTFNTLRLAAEAMTKNEPLTDDGERGVIINTASVAAFDGQMGQAAYGASKAGVAGMTLPIARDLSSYGIRINTIAPGLFRTPMAEGLPENVIEKLEGMVEFPKRLGTPTEYASSALFLIENGYVNGEVIRLDGGIRMQPR; encoded by the coding sequence GTGGATATTAAAGATAAAGTGGCCGTTGTTACTGGGGGAGCTTCTGGATTAGGTCTTGGAACGGTCAGAAGCTTAGTGGAAAAAGGGGCTAAAGTCGTCATATTCGATTTGAATGAAACCAAAGCGAATGAAGTGTGCGAAGAATTAGGGGGAAATGTCGCGTACGCAAACGTAGATGTCACGAGTGAGGCATCCGTAGAAGCAGGTATCAAAACAGCGGTAGATAGATTTGGAGCCGTACATATATGCGTCAACTGCGCAGGCATCGCGCCTCCGCAAAAAACAGTTGGGCGAGCAGGCGCGATGCCGTTAGAAAACTTTAAAAAAGTCATCGACGTTAACTTGATTGGAACGTTTAATACATTGAGACTGGCGGCGGAAGCAATGACGAAAAACGAACCGCTGACAGATGATGGAGAACGAGGAGTCATTATTAATACAGCATCGGTCGCAGCTTTCGACGGACAAATGGGGCAAGCGGCATATGGTGCGAGTAAAGCGGGCGTCGCGGGGATGACGTTGCCGATTGCGCGGGATCTATCGTCATATGGAATCCGCATTAATACAATCGCGCCGGGTTTATTCAGAACGCCGATGGCTGAAGGATTGCCGGAAAATGTAATTGAAAAGTTAGAAGGCATGGTTGAATTTCCGAAGCGACTGGGTACGCCAACGGAATATGCATCGAGCGCATTGTTCTTAATTGAAAACGGCTATGTAAACGGTGAAGTTATTCGGTTAGACGGCGGAATTCGTATGCAACCGCGGTAA
- a CDS encoding thiolase family protein, with product MTEVVIVEGVRTAVGRRKGMFAGYRPDELAAVVLDGLVARAGIDKGDVEDVILGCVTQMGEQGSNIARTAALIAGFPIHVPGVTIDRQCGSSQQAVHFAAQAIASGDMDIVIAGGVENMTRVPMLSTMKGTKPSPKLTEKYEIINQGLSSERMVEKWGFSREDLDRYSADSHTKAFHAINEGHFENEIMPVDVEQEDGTVKTVLVDEGPRQGSTVEVLGELNPVFDENGVITAGNASQMSDGASAVLLMSREKADELGLKPKARIVARSVVGSDPTLMLTGPIEATRKVLEKAGLTIDDMDTYEVNEAFAQVPLAWLKDIGADPDKLNTGGGAIALGHPLGATGTKLLVTLMNRLERTGGRYGLLAICEGMGMANATIIERIGE from the coding sequence ATGACTGAAGTTGTAATTGTAGAAGGGGTTCGCACGGCAGTTGGACGAAGAAAAGGAATGTTCGCAGGATACAGGCCGGATGAACTGGCGGCTGTCGTGCTTGACGGGCTCGTTGCGCGCGCTGGAATTGATAAAGGTGATGTGGAGGATGTCATTTTAGGTTGCGTGACGCAAATGGGCGAACAGGGAAGCAATATCGCGAGAACCGCGGCGCTGATTGCCGGATTCCCGATTCATGTCCCGGGCGTCACGATCGACCGTCAATGCGGATCGAGCCAACAAGCGGTCCATTTCGCAGCTCAAGCGATTGCTTCGGGAGATATGGATATCGTCATCGCGGGCGGCGTGGAAAACATGACGCGCGTGCCGATGTTGTCGACGATGAAAGGCACGAAGCCGAGTCCTAAGCTAACGGAAAAATACGAGATTATCAATCAAGGCTTGTCCTCAGAACGCATGGTTGAAAAATGGGGATTTTCACGGGAAGATTTGGATCGTTACTCGGCGGATAGTCATACAAAAGCGTTTCATGCGATAAATGAAGGGCATTTCGAAAATGAAATTATGCCAGTCGATGTTGAGCAAGAAGACGGAACCGTAAAAACCGTTTTAGTCGACGAAGGTCCAAGACAGGGTTCCACAGTGGAAGTTCTAGGCGAATTAAACCCTGTATTCGACGAAAATGGCGTCATCACTGCAGGTAACGCGAGCCAAATGAGTGACGGCGCATCAGCAGTCCTGCTCATGTCACGTGAAAAAGCAGACGAACTTGGCTTGAAACCGAAAGCTAGAATCGTGGCAAGAAGCGTTGTTGGATCCGATCCGACGCTCATGTTGACTGGCCCGATTGAAGCCACGCGAAAAGTGTTGGAAAAAGCAGGTCTGACGATCGACGATATGGACACGTACGAAGTAAATGAAGCATTTGCTCAAGTACCGCTCGCTTGGTTGAAAGACATCGGCGCAGATCCCGACAAACTCAATACAGGCGGGGGAGCCATCGCGCTAGGTCATCCGCTCGGTGCAACCGGCACGAAACTATTAGTCACACTCATGAACCGATTAGAGCGCACAGGCGGCCGCTACGGATTACTCGCCATTTGCGAAGGCATGGGCATGGCGAACGCGACGATAATCGAACGGATAGGGGAGTGA
- a CDS encoding GNAT family N-acetyltransferase codes for MTINIKKCNLEDSRTLQKISYETFDETFKDQNSPENMKAYLDRAFNLKQLAAELSNPSSQFYFVYFNHEVAGYLKVNTNDDSLEIERIYIKNNFQKHGLGKVLLNKAIEISMELNKKKIWLGVWEKNENAIAFYKKMGFEQTGVHSFHMGDEEQMDFIMTRTL; via the coding sequence ATGACTATAAATATAAAAAAGTGCAACCTTGAAGATTCACGCACACTTCAAAAAATTAGTTATGAAACATTTGACGAGACGTTTAAAGACCAGAATTCACCTGAAAATATGAAAGCTTATTTGGATAGGGCATTTAATTTAAAACAATTAGCAGCGGAACTATCCAATCCTTCTTCGCAATTCTATTTTGTTTATTTCAATCATGAAGTCGCTGGCTATTTGAAGGTCAATACGAATGATGATTCACTCGAAATCGAACGAATTTATATAAAGAACAATTTCCAAAAACATGGGCTGGGTAAGGTTCTTCTAAATAAGGCTATTGAAATTTCAATGGAACTTAATAAAAAGAAAATCTGGTTGGGCGTATGGGAAAAGAATGAAAATGCGATTGCTTTCTATAAGAAAATGGGGTTTGAACAAACTGGTGTCCACTCTTTTCACATGGGCGATGAGGAACAAATGGATTTTATCATGACTAGAACACTATAA
- a CDS encoding DMT family transporter yields MKETWDSLKNKVLWGAFLCFIASASWGAMFPVANHAFNYIDPFYFTIFRYLSVTVILVVLLLWKEGTQAFRFEGKGLSLLFFGTMAFTVYNLLIFWGQDLLGGPGVMIASINEALMPMISIVIVWLLSRNRPHGVTLFFVFTAFVGVSLVITKGDFGTFLTATSDIIPSLLIFIAVVGWVVYTMGGSKFSEDGWSALRFSTLSCLLGTAVATIVTIFCTYIGYVSVPTMETIKTVSPHIAFMAIFPGLIALLGWNIGVGILTPLNALLFINFVPVTTLVVSFFQGTQLTTYDYIGTAFIIFSLIANNIFIRMRENNTTPQVLRRRLREVLSLLQNQG; encoded by the coding sequence ATGAAGGAGACTTGGGATTCATTGAAAAACAAAGTTTTGTGGGGGGCTTTCTTGTGTTTTATAGCAAGCGCGTCCTGGGGCGCTATGTTTCCGGTTGCGAATCACGCGTTCAATTATATCGATCCGTTTTATTTCACGATTTTTCGTTACCTATCAGTTACAGTGATATTGGTTGTTCTTCTCTTATGGAAAGAAGGGACACAGGCTTTTCGTTTTGAAGGAAAAGGATTATCCTTGTTGTTCTTTGGGACGATGGCTTTTACCGTTTATAATTTGCTGATTTTCTGGGGGCAAGATTTACTTGGCGGACCTGGCGTCATGATTGCATCGATCAATGAAGCTTTGATGCCGATGATTTCCATTGTTATCGTTTGGCTGCTCAGTAGAAATCGACCACATGGGGTTACGCTATTCTTTGTATTCACCGCATTTGTCGGTGTATCGCTCGTCATCACCAAAGGGGACTTCGGAACGTTCCTAACTGCTACGAGTGACATTATTCCTTCGTTACTTATCTTTATTGCGGTCGTCGGCTGGGTAGTTTACACGATGGGCGGCAGTAAGTTTAGCGAAGACGGCTGGTCTGCACTACGTTTTTCAACGTTAAGTTGTTTGCTTGGAACGGCTGTAGCCACAATTGTCACGATTTTTTGTACGTATATCGGTTATGTTTCCGTGCCAACAATGGAAACAATCAAAACCGTCAGCCCGCATATCGCATTCATGGCGATTTTTCCAGGGCTCATTGCATTGCTTGGATGGAATATTGGCGTGGGGATTCTGACTCCATTAAACGCGCTGTTGTTCATTAACTTTGTACCTGTGACAACGCTAGTCGTTTCATTCTTCCAAGGAACTCAATTGACAACTTATGATTATATCGGAACTGCATTCATTATATTTTCGTTGATTGCCAATAATATATTCATCAGAATGCGCGAGAATAATACAACACCTCAAGTTCTGAGAAGAAGGTTGCGCGAAGTTCTTTCTTTATTGCAGAATCAGGGTTGA
- a CDS encoding helix-turn-helix domain-containing protein — translation MDYLKNHQPFSNKRELNEAVSSHLFRCNFELNKTDRSVIEMLSRYAVKYPGVAHLKLDTLSKAIKKATRTIQRSIRKLEELNIIERKSFTREVSGGYGANLYVFLPPNVISELSPRQEPTSPTAPTKEHPKSENEAINLKSKKVLYSHNTYKQVTVTHYQRFKGLLNSYTGEENQQQINRLYGIYRGQTCRLLKFSIHQDKKELFEALSLQAITIAFQSTKKKNIRNLFGYYDGILRELIEKTLFSDAFIDYSVSTVLIMLNCLADNSKF, via the coding sequence ATGGACTATCTAAAGAATCATCAACCATTTTCCAACAAACGCGAATTAAACGAGGCCGTATCCTCGCATTTATTTAGATGTAATTTCGAATTAAATAAAACAGATCGAAGTGTTATCGAAATGTTAAGCCGCTATGCCGTAAAATATCCCGGTGTCGCTCATTTGAAGTTGGACACCCTTTCAAAGGCAATCAAAAAAGCAACAAGAACAATTCAACGTTCAATTCGCAAATTAGAAGAGTTGAATATTATTGAAAGAAAGTCATTCACTAGGGAAGTAAGTGGGGGCTACGGCGCGAACTTGTATGTTTTTTTACCTCCAAATGTCATATCGGAATTGTCACCTCGACAGGAGCCGACCAGCCCTACAGCCCCAACGAAGGAACACCCCAAATCTGAAAATGAAGCTATTAATCTTAAAAGCAAAAAAGTTCTTTATAGTCATAATACGTATAAGCAAGTGACCGTCACGCATTACCAAAGATTCAAAGGTCTTCTTAATTCTTATACAGGAGAAGAGAACCAACAGCAGATCAACAGACTTTACGGTATTTACCGTGGACAGACTTGCCGCTTATTAAAATTCAGCATTCACCAGGACAAAAAAGAACTATTCGAAGCCCTGTCACTACAAGCAATCACTATCGCATTCCAATCTACAAAAAAGAAAAACATCCGAAACCTGTTCGGATATTATGACGGCATCTTGCGGGAATTAATTGAAAAAACATTATTTAGCGATGCTTTTATTGACTATAGTGTTTCAACTGTATTAATAATGCTTAATTGTTTGGCGGATAATTCCAAATTTTGA
- a CDS encoding FMN-binding negative transcriptional regulator — protein MYIPKHFKITNVDEISGFIEKNAFGTIVTTEKGRPIATHLPFGLKKIDDDYYITGHMAYGNPQWKTFEHCDDALVMFQGPHAYISSSWYGHEEVPTWNYQAVHVYGKASILEKDELIEDLTVMLEKYEENRDDPVLWDKLSPGLLENQLKGIVGFKIKVKEIQAAYKLSQNRNETDYVNIIDQLQNEGSPDSKRIAEVMNERLKRRM, from the coding sequence ATGTACATTCCAAAGCACTTCAAAATCACAAACGTTGATGAGATTTCGGGTTTTATTGAAAAAAACGCCTTCGGCACGATTGTCACGACAGAAAAAGGGAGACCGATTGCTACTCACTTGCCTTTCGGGTTGAAGAAAATAGATGATGATTACTATATCACTGGCCATATGGCTTATGGGAATCCTCAGTGGAAGACGTTTGAACACTGTGATGATGCGCTTGTCATGTTTCAAGGGCCTCACGCATACATTTCCTCTTCTTGGTATGGGCACGAGGAAGTTCCGACGTGGAATTATCAGGCCGTCCATGTGTATGGCAAAGCGAGTATTTTGGAAAAGGATGAGTTAATAGAAGATTTGACAGTCATGCTGGAAAAATATGAAGAAAATCGTGATGATCCTGTTTTGTGGGATAAACTTTCTCCCGGGCTTTTGGAAAATCAATTGAAAGGTATTGTTGGATTCAAGATTAAGGTGAAAGAAATTCAGGCTGCGTATAAGTTGAGTCAGAACCGTAATGAGACGGATTATGTGAATATTATTGATCAATTGCAAAATGAAGGAAGCCCGGATTCCAAGCGAATTGCGGAAGTGATGAATGAGCGTTTGAAAAGGCGCATGTAA
- a CDS encoding LysR family transcriptional regulator, with protein sequence MEFKDLEIFQMVAEKGTISAAARELSYVQSNVTARIQKLEVELNTPLFNRHNRGMTLTPEGKKLMVYSEKILSLTNEMKKVIQSREEPAGKLEIGTVETVIHLPHILSAYNKKYQDVDLSLFSGVTEKLQADVLNHKLDGAFVTETELHPDLVAHDVFKEELVLISDTKETSLAELKNEPFLCFSEGCGYRARLERWYKDQNVKPQKVMEFGTLETILSSVTVGLGVTFVPKSAVTHLVERGLIQCHTLPQKYSEINTIFIRRSNAYLTSTIEKFIETIEVFNGEAV encoded by the coding sequence ATGGAATTTAAAGACTTGGAGATATTTCAAATGGTCGCGGAAAAAGGGACGATTTCAGCTGCGGCAAGAGAGTTAAGCTATGTCCAATCAAACGTAACAGCCAGAATCCAAAAACTCGAAGTCGAGCTGAATACTCCTTTGTTTAACCGACACAACCGTGGGATGACATTAACGCCCGAAGGCAAAAAACTAATGGTCTACAGCGAAAAGATATTGTCGTTGACCAATGAAATGAAGAAAGTAATTCAGAGTAGAGAAGAACCGGCTGGAAAACTGGAAATCGGCACCGTAGAAACCGTCATCCATCTACCGCATATTCTCTCCGCCTACAATAAAAAGTATCAAGATGTAGATCTATCGCTGTTCTCCGGCGTTACTGAAAAGTTGCAGGCAGATGTTTTGAATCATAAACTAGACGGCGCCTTCGTCACGGAAACAGAACTGCATCCTGACCTAGTCGCACACGACGTTTTTAAAGAAGAACTCGTCTTAATATCCGACACGAAAGAAACCTCGCTTGCCGAACTGAAAAACGAGCCATTCCTATGCTTTAGCGAAGGATGCGGTTACAGGGCAAGGTTAGAAAGATGGTACAAAGATCAAAACGTCAAACCACAAAAAGTAATGGAATTCGGCACATTAGAAACAATTCTAAGCAGCGTCACGGTAGGCCTCGGCGTCACTTTCGTCCCCAAATCAGCAGTCACCCATTTGGTGGAAAGAGGACTCATCCAATGCCACACCCTCCCGCAAAAATACAGTGAAATCAACACAATCTTCATCAGAAGATCCAACGCCTACCTAACCTCAACAATCGAAAAGTTCATCGAAACGATTGAGGTCTTCAACGGCGAAGCGGTTTAA
- a CDS encoding CaiB/BaiF CoA transferase family protein: protein MKVLDFSTLLPGPYATMMFADMGADVLKVESSTRPDLLSGMQATHQHLNRSKSSIALDLKKKESIEVVKKLVLDYDIVIEQFRPGVMERLGLDYESMKQVNPRLIYCSLTGYGQSGPYQNRPGHDNNYLALSGMLDYSRRKDEKPTTMGIQVADIAGGSMHAVVGILAAALHREKTGEGQHVDISMTDASFAMNAMFGPDYLVNGVEPKPEELLLNGGTFYDYYETKDGRYFSVGSLEPQFRMLLCEALQKPDLIGFAMSEKRADQQRFKEEVKATFLEKDFDEWLEVFNDDFEGCVEPVLTFAEACEHPQLKARGMIIEVSDSVGGEQKQIATPLKFSSKKPVYTHIGPQLGEHTEEVLLAHGYTKEQIVELLDNGVLC from the coding sequence ATGAAAGTATTAGACTTTTCAACGTTACTACCAGGCCCTTACGCAACGATGATGTTCGCGGACATGGGCGCTGATGTTCTGAAAGTGGAGTCGTCGACAAGACCCGATTTACTCAGCGGCATGCAAGCGACGCATCAACATTTGAATCGTTCCAAAAGCTCTATCGCATTGGATTTGAAAAAGAAGGAATCGATTGAAGTCGTTAAGAAACTGGTGCTCGATTACGACATTGTCATCGAACAATTTCGACCTGGCGTGATGGAGCGATTAGGGCTCGATTACGAATCAATGAAACAAGTGAATCCGCGACTGATTTATTGTTCGCTGACCGGATATGGCCAATCGGGACCTTATCAAAATCGACCAGGTCATGACAATAATTACTTAGCGTTATCTGGAATGCTTGATTACTCCAGAAGAAAAGACGAAAAACCAACAACAATGGGCATTCAAGTTGCGGACATCGCAGGTGGATCAATGCATGCTGTCGTTGGGATTCTAGCGGCGGCGCTCCACCGGGAAAAAACCGGGGAAGGGCAGCATGTTGATATCAGCATGACCGACGCATCTTTCGCGATGAATGCAATGTTTGGCCCTGATTATCTTGTCAACGGCGTGGAACCAAAGCCGGAGGAATTGCTCCTGAACGGCGGTACTTTCTATGATTATTATGAAACAAAAGATGGTCGTTACTTTTCGGTCGGAAGCTTGGAGCCGCAATTTAGAATGTTGCTTTGTGAGGCTTTGCAAAAACCGGATTTAATAGGGTTTGCGATGAGCGAGAAACGGGCTGATCAGCAGCGATTTAAAGAAGAAGTCAAAGCGACATTCTTAGAGAAAGACTTTGATGAATGGTTAGAAGTTTTCAATGATGACTTTGAAGGATGCGTGGAACCGGTTTTAACATTTGCGGAAGCATGTGAACATCCGCAACTCAAGGCTCGGGGAATGATTATCGAAGTGTCGGATTCAGTCGGTGGTGAGCAAAAGCAAATTGCCACACCACTTAAATTTTCATCGAAAAAACCGGTTTACACTCATATTGGTCCTCAGCTGGGGGAGCATACTGAAGAAGTTTTGTTGGCGCATGGCTATACGAAAGAGCAAATTGTAGAGTTACTTGATAATGGGGTTTTGTGCTAA